A DNA window from Pseudodesulfovibrio thermohalotolerans contains the following coding sequences:
- a CDS encoding autotransporter family protein, producing the protein MNNTGTISATGSHVLGVHLTGGNNQVTNSGDLTTTGSGADGILAQGGSSTISNTGTIATTGSGSYAVDLQGGANQVVNSGEITTSGNTSVGVYATEENNVIINNGIIATSGGSGDGIHVEHANNTVTNTGTITTQGTDAHGISTDAGSNTVTNTGTITTHGTGAHGIRAEDNDNTVTNSGRIVSDQSNAITFLGSGNTLNLNATSFLGGAVDLGLGTTVNIDLDPSGSVLWEFTGTVDAMNFTGSVPVFYNATTSQVATFDPTAFSGSSDVLADMTDNVSSVIRDRLDCVGDRWWTSVFGSTSSYDGSSSIQDFDSNNLGVAIGYDASITDSTTLGFLVGYLWNDFDADSQFTKSFDNESDGAFVGVYGRQRWNPVFIDLAVTGGWLDHSDNRKVNDNLAAMGESKAKGSYDSWWFSPEATVGLELAMSDTWSFVPAVRVRYAQENVESYTESDGGDANAHVAGRNVAMLEERLEIGLRGVMEFVSLDVRGGWQHRQAMGDDEVELTLLDQSMDVPTEVKDRDAFFLSGGVAANLSEQVTFKVRGNAELSDESTSVGGSAMLCVLF; encoded by the coding sequence GTGAATAATACCGGGACCATCTCCGCCACGGGTTCGCACGTCTTGGGCGTTCACCTTACAGGCGGTAATAATCAGGTTACCAACTCCGGCGATCTCACGACTACAGGGAGCGGCGCGGACGGAATATTAGCTCAAGGCGGCTCCAGCACCATAAGTAATACCGGGACCATCGCCACCACAGGGTCGGGCAGTTACGCTGTTGACCTCCAGGGTGGCGCCAACCAGGTGGTCAACTCTGGCGAGATCACGACCTCCGGCAACACCTCCGTGGGCGTCTACGCCACGGAAGAGAACAACGTGATCATCAACAACGGCATAATTGCTACCTCGGGAGGCTCTGGCGACGGCATCCACGTCGAGCACGCCAACAACACGGTCACCAATACGGGGACAATCACTACCCAAGGCACGGATGCCCACGGCATATCCACCGATGCCGGCAGCAACACGGTCACCAACACGGGAACGATCACCACCCACGGCACTGGAGCCCACGGCATTCGGGCCGAGGACAACGACAACACGGTCACCAACTCCGGAAGAATCGTCAGCGACCAGTCCAACGCCATTACCTTTTTGGGATCAGGCAATACGCTGAATCTGAATGCTACCTCCTTCCTCGGCGGAGCTGTCGACCTGGGTCTTGGAACCACGGTGAACATCGATTTAGACCCTTCCGGCTCCGTATTGTGGGAATTTACCGGCACGGTTGACGCCATGAATTTCACCGGCTCGGTACCGGTCTTTTATAACGCTACAACCTCCCAGGTCGCGACCTTCGATCCCACTGCGTTTTCAGGCTCCTCGGATGTGCTCGCGGACATGACCGACAACGTTTCATCCGTGATTCGCGACCGTCTCGATTGCGTCGGAGATCGTTGGTGGACATCAGTTTTCGGTTCGACCTCCTCATACGACGGCTCGTCGTCAATCCAGGACTTCGATTCCAATAATCTGGGTGTGGCCATCGGCTATGACGCGTCCATCACGGACAGCACCACCCTGGGATTCCTGGTAGGCTATCTCTGGAATGATTTTGACGCGGATTCCCAGTTCACGAAGTCTTTCGACAACGAGTCGGACGGCGCGTTCGTCGGCGTTTACGGCAGGCAACGTTGGAATCCCGTGTTCATTGACCTCGCCGTCACCGGCGGCTGGCTCGATCACAGCGACAATCGCAAGGTCAACGATAACCTCGCCGCCATGGGAGAATCCAAGGCCAAGGGTTCCTACGACAGTTGGTGGTTCTCCCCGGAGGCGACCGTCGGCCTCGAACTGGCGATGAGCGACACTTGGTCGTTCGTGCCCGCCGTGCGTGTGCGTTATGCCCAGGAGAATGTGGAGAGCTACACCGAGTCCGACGGCGGTGACGCCAACGCGCATGTCGCCGGGCGCAACGTCGCCATGCTCGAAGAACGGCTGGAGATCGGTCTGCGCGGAGTGATGGAATTCGTTTCCCTGGATGTCCGTGGCGGCTGGCAGCATCGCCAGGCCATGGGCGACGACGAGGTCGAGTTGACCTTGCTCGACCAGAGTATGGATGTGCCGACGGAAGTGAAGGACCGCGATGCCTTCTTCCTGAGCGGCGGAGTTGCCGCCAACCTGTCGGAGCAGGTCACGTTCAAGGTGCGCGGTAATGCCGAATTGAGCGATGAATCCACTTCCGTGGGCGGTTCCGCCATGCTTTGTGTTTTGTTCTAA
- a CDS encoding pyridoxal-phosphate-dependent aminotransferase family protein: MSKPNFAPLKLFITGPTYIRQDVKEAALLPEFGHRDTENELRFGPIRENLRKLAGCGADFEPILCLGSGSTAMETSVRSLVAEDETILNVSVGSFGDMYFNLAASNGKKAVNLKFDYGEAIDLNVLEDKLKEVRPQVVSFTHNETSTGVVNDVKAVCALVRQYGAMPIVDGVSIFGGSELALSESGAAMYSTATQKALGLPAGFGIGFVSGEAEEKARKVTNKGHHHDITKHLDRARKNQTLTTPNTTLANQMWFQLDRIVNEEGIENRFARHREMRSMVEKWVGGLDGFEMFAPEGHRSPTLSTVICPEGVTTAQLKGIVKEALRGEGYLMDPGYFKLNQLLEEAGRRPIFRVGHMGDITPAMLTEYLAKLEGELDKLR; the protein is encoded by the coding sequence ATGAGCAAGCCGAATTTTGCGCCTTTGAAACTGTTCATCACGGGGCCGACCTACATCCGGCAGGATGTCAAGGAGGCGGCCCTGTTGCCCGAGTTCGGGCACCGCGACACGGAAAACGAGCTGCGGTTCGGGCCTATTCGCGAGAATTTGCGGAAACTTGCCGGGTGCGGTGCCGATTTCGAGCCGATCCTGTGCCTTGGCTCCGGCTCCACGGCCATGGAGACCTCGGTGCGCTCCCTGGTGGCCGAGGACGAGACCATCCTCAACGTGTCCGTGGGCTCTTTTGGCGACATGTATTTCAATCTGGCGGCCAGCAACGGGAAGAAGGCCGTGAACCTCAAGTTCGATTACGGCGAGGCCATCGATCTGAACGTGCTGGAGGACAAGCTGAAGGAAGTTCGTCCCCAGGTGGTTTCCTTCACCCACAACGAGACGTCCACCGGCGTGGTCAACGACGTCAAGGCCGTTTGCGCCCTTGTCCGGCAGTACGGGGCCATGCCCATCGTGGACGGCGTATCCATCTTCGGCGGCTCGGAGCTGGCGTTGTCCGAGTCCGGGGCGGCCATGTATTCCACGGCCACCCAGAAGGCGCTCGGCCTGCCCGCCGGGTTCGGCATCGGGTTCGTTTCCGGCGAGGCCGAGGAAAAGGCCCGGAAGGTGACCAACAAAGGCCACCATCACGACATCACCAAGCACCTCGACCGGGCGCGCAAGAATCAGACCCTGACCACGCCCAACACTACCCTGGCCAACCAGATGTGGTTCCAGCTTGATCGCATCGTCAACGAGGAAGGCATCGAGAACCGTTTTGCCCGCCATCGTGAAATGCGCTCCATGGTCGAAAAGTGGGTCGGCGGTCTTGACGGCTTCGAGATGTTCGCCCCCGAAGGACACCGTTCCCCCACCCTGTCCACCGTGATCTGCCCGGAAGGCGTGACCACGGCCCAGCTCAAGGGGATAGTGAAGGAAGCCTTGCGCGGCGAGGGCTACCTCATGGACCCGGGCTACTTCAAGTTGAATCAGCTCCTGGAGGAGGCGGGCCGTCGCCCGATCTTCCGTGTGGGCCACATGGGTGACATCACGCCTGCCATGCTCACGGAATACCTGGCCAAATTGGAAGGGGAACTCGATAAGCTCCGATAA
- a CDS encoding YqaE/Pmp3 family membrane protein: protein MEIIRIIISVLIPPLGAFLKVGLGLQFWVNLLLTLLGYFPGLVHVIWLLSRR, encoded by the coding sequence ATGGAAATCATCCGCATCATCATCTCCGTTCTCATCCCGCCGCTGGGCGCATTTCTCAAGGTCGGCCTTGGCCTTCAGTTCTGGGTCAACCTGCTCTTGACCCTCCTGGGCTACTTCCCCGGCCTGGTCCATGTGATCTGGCTGCTGTCCAGACGCTAA
- a CDS encoding ABC transporter ATP-binding protein gives MNPLVSLKDVSVTRNGRRLLGPLDWRLERGGHTAVTGRNGSGKTTLLKLLRGEITPDPGGERVYDFGEGPQRSVLGLRQRIGLVSADMQDFYFLHTPRVKGRDVVLAGFFDTPILYQPASPEQESAADAVIDLLDIRDLAESELRTLSTGQVRKLLVARALAPEPDILLLDESLDGLDAKARVGVIELLNLAGERTTLVCAAHRAGDLPECVARALALDNGQVLAEGVRDQAMRALREAVPDVVSCDLPPAPATDSFDFLLRMKNVSVVADGVRILDDIDWEVLPGENWLVLGENGAGKSTLLKLITSEIAPYADGDRGTGTVERLGGMTMDEARPLIGVVSPALQASYARELGWEVTAEETIMSGFRGSVGMLDEPTSLERLGAEQWLEIVGLKGLGSRRLRHMSYGQQRRVFLARAMAPGPKLLLLDEPLSGLDPASRARMIELVQRLAEAGTPLIMVSHYPEDRIPAINRIMEIEGGRKRLCRDIAKGNRVLGRG, from the coding sequence ATGAATCCACTTGTTTCCTTGAAAGACGTGAGCGTGACCCGAAACGGCAGGCGGCTGCTCGGGCCGCTCGACTGGCGGTTGGAACGCGGCGGCCATACGGCCGTGACCGGGCGCAACGGCTCGGGCAAGACGACGTTGTTGAAGCTCTTGCGCGGCGAGATTACACCCGACCCCGGCGGGGAGCGGGTCTATGACTTCGGCGAAGGCCCGCAGCGGTCAGTGCTGGGGCTGCGGCAACGCATCGGCCTGGTTTCGGCCGACATGCAGGACTTCTATTTCCTGCACACCCCCAGGGTGAAGGGGCGCGACGTGGTGTTGGCCGGATTTTTCGACACGCCCATTCTGTACCAGCCCGCGTCTCCGGAGCAGGAGAGCGCGGCCGACGCGGTCATCGACCTGCTGGACATCCGCGACCTGGCCGAGAGCGAGTTGCGCACACTTTCCACAGGGCAGGTGCGCAAGCTTCTGGTGGCCAGAGCCCTTGCCCCGGAGCCGGACATCCTGCTTCTGGACGAGAGCCTGGACGGGCTGGACGCAAAGGCGCGCGTCGGAGTCATCGAACTGCTCAACCTGGCCGGTGAGCGGACCACGCTGGTCTGCGCCGCCCATCGCGCCGGAGACCTGCCCGAATGCGTGGCCCGGGCCTTGGCCCTGGACAACGGGCAGGTGCTTGCCGAGGGCGTTCGGGATCAGGCCATGCGGGCCCTGAGAGAGGCCGTGCCCGATGTGGTCTCCTGCGATCTGCCGCCTGCGCCCGCTACGGACAGCTTCGATTTTCTCTTACGCATGAAGAATGTGTCCGTAGTGGCCGACGGCGTCCGCATCCTCGACGACATCGACTGGGAGGTGCTGCCCGGCGAGAACTGGCTCGTGCTCGGAGAGAACGGCGCGGGCAAGTCCACGCTTCTCAAGCTCATCACCAGCGAGATCGCGCCCTATGCCGACGGGGACCGGGGCACGGGCACGGTGGAGCGGCTCGGCGGCATGACCATGGACGAGGCCCGGCCGCTCATCGGCGTGGTCTCGCCCGCGCTCCAGGCGAGCTACGCCCGCGAACTGGGCTGGGAAGTGACCGCCGAGGAGACGATCATGTCCGGGTTCCGCGGTTCCGTCGGGATGCTCGACGAACCCACCAGCCTGGAGCGGCTCGGGGCCGAGCAATGGCTGGAAATTGTCGGCCTCAAGGGATTGGGCTCCCGGCGGCTCCGGCACATGTCATACGGTCAGCAGCGTCGCGTCTTTCTGGCCAGGGCCATGGCCCCCGGCCCGAAACTGCTCCTTCTGGACGAGCCCCTTTCCGGCCTGGACCCTGCTTCGCGGGCGCGTATGATCGAGCTTGTTCAGCGTCTCGCAGAGGCCGGAACACCGCTGATAATGGTCTCTCATTACCCCGAAGACCGCATCCCCGCGATCAATCGGATTATGGAAATTGAGGGCGGTCGAAAGCGCCTTTGTCGGGATATCGCAAAGGGTAATAGGGTGTTAGGAAGAGGATGA
- a CDS encoding DUF3298 and DUF4163 domain-containing protein produces MNRTMTLLFTLFMLLVPATIQAAPLCAPPVLTSVSIQENTPGFKVDAEYPVLCQSEASKTIRDYVAASILDFKMTDPEHDLSFFPHQYEMMTRYAVWPTPGGRYVSVKLNVMFYTGGAHPNHWPKTWVFDMTDGSPLTLGKLFPNRVAALDKISGICREVLTKSLGDMYLPEMLNYGIEPVGKNFDNFILTSEGVAFYFAPYQVAPYAAGEQVVTIPYDHLEGYISQDIAKIAIGD; encoded by the coding sequence ATGAACCGTACAATGACGCTGCTCTTCACGCTTTTCATGCTTCTCGTCCCGGCAACCATCCAGGCGGCTCCGCTCTGCGCCCCGCCCGTGCTGACCTCGGTGTCCATCCAGGAGAACACGCCGGGATTCAAGGTGGACGCCGAATACCCCGTGCTCTGCCAAAGCGAGGCCAGCAAAACCATCCGGGACTACGTTGCCGCCTCCATCCTCGACTTCAAGATGACCGACCCCGAGCACGACCTGAGCTTCTTCCCCCACCAGTACGAAATGATGACCCGGTACGCGGTCTGGCCCACGCCTGGCGGCCGCTACGTCTCGGTCAAGCTCAACGTCATGTTCTACACCGGCGGAGCGCACCCCAACCACTGGCCCAAAACCTGGGTATTCGACATGACCGACGGCAGCCCGCTCACCCTGGGCAAGCTCTTCCCCAACCGCGTGGCCGCGCTGGACAAGATTTCAGGTATCTGCCGCGAAGTGCTCACCAAGTCTCTTGGGGATATGTATCTGCCCGAAATGCTCAATTACGGCATCGAGCCCGTCGGAAAAAACTTCGACAATTTCATCCTGACATCGGAGGGCGTGGCCTTCTATTTCGCCCCGTACCAGGTGGCCCCCTATGCGGCCGGCGAACAGGTGGTTACCATTCCCTATGACCACCTTGAAGGATATATCTCTCAAGATATCGCAAAGATCGCGATCGGAGATTAA
- the hypF gene encoding carbamoyltransferase HypF translates to MHRRQKFTITGQVQGVGFRPFVYRIALDHGVTGSVNNSSDGVLIEVQGDAGQVAGFSEDLTGKLPPLARIVTFDSECMEPIEGEDAFIILESTRKSGNSVLISPDVATCPDCLNDMSDPGNRRYRYPFTNCTNCGPRYTITRSIPYDRPQTSMATFPLCPECETEYMDPLDRRFHAQPNACPRCGPATWLARPDGTVISQGDESLRGLARELAQGKIVAVKGLGGFHLVCDAASEKAMAELRLRKHRPDKPLAVMVADMDTARRLAHISQAEEEWLTGIQRPIVLAAKKRPFPLARSVAPDTNFIGMMLPYTPLHHILLHDYAELMGPEAALIMTSGNMNSEPICLDNDEALERLAPIADIFLFHNRDILIRTDDSVVRVNPGTGEPIFMRRARGFVPSPVFLPVKGDTVLGVGPELKCTLTLTKGDQAFTSQHIGNMSNLETMRFHNEIRAHLEDILQVEPKLIVRDLHPDYLTSSLAEELGSRRGMPVAALQHHYAHIHAVLAENKFDGPAIGLALDGTGYGEDGTIWGGECLLVDPSTLDHQRLARFAHIRLPGGETAVKEPWRIAQAALWELGIREPGRYEWPWLKHFEAASRFLPQLLEKDINAPQTSSCGRLFDGVAALCGLAETITYEGQAAILLEKVQDMDETKAYPCPLRSADPVALDTLSLVAAVLEDLERGVPVGKIARRFHLGLMGGLTELAFSFSMLLDIHHVALSGGVMQNLTLAGELPLALQGAGLIPLMHTQLPPNDGCISLGQAAWGMRKLLLNTQESS, encoded by the coding sequence ATGCATAGACGCCAAAAATTCACCATCACCGGGCAGGTGCAGGGCGTGGGCTTTCGGCCCTTCGTCTACCGCATCGCCCTCGATCACGGCGTCACCGGCTCGGTGAACAACTCGTCGGACGGGGTGCTCATCGAAGTCCAGGGAGACGCCGGACAGGTAGCCGGCTTTTCCGAGGACCTGACGGGCAAGCTGCCGCCCCTGGCGCGCATCGTCACCTTTGATTCGGAATGCATGGAGCCCATCGAAGGCGAAGACGCGTTCATCATCCTCGAATCCACCCGCAAGTCCGGCAACTCCGTGCTCATCTCCCCGGACGTGGCCACCTGCCCCGACTGTCTGAACGACATGAGCGACCCGGGCAACCGGCGCTACCGCTACCCGTTCACCAACTGCACCAACTGCGGGCCGCGCTACACCATCACCCGGTCCATCCCCTACGACCGGCCCCAGACCTCCATGGCCACTTTTCCTCTCTGCCCGGAGTGCGAAACCGAGTACATGGACCCGCTGGACCGACGCTTCCATGCCCAGCCCAACGCCTGTCCGCGCTGCGGCCCGGCCACATGGCTGGCCCGCCCCGACGGCACGGTCATCTCCCAGGGCGACGAATCCCTGCGGGGGCTGGCCCGTGAACTGGCCCAAGGCAAAATCGTTGCGGTCAAGGGCCTCGGCGGTTTTCATCTGGTCTGCGACGCGGCCTCCGAAAAAGCCATGGCCGAACTCAGGCTGCGCAAACATCGGCCGGACAAGCCGCTGGCCGTGATGGTCGCGGACATGGACACCGCCCGGCGGCTGGCCCACATATCCCAGGCCGAAGAGGAATGGCTGACCGGCATTCAACGCCCCATCGTACTGGCGGCCAAGAAACGGCCCTTCCCCCTGGCCCGGTCCGTGGCCCCGGACACGAATTTCATCGGCATGATGCTCCCGTACACCCCGCTCCACCACATCCTTCTCCACGACTACGCGGAACTGATGGGACCGGAAGCGGCCCTCATCATGACCTCCGGCAACATGAACTCGGAGCCCATCTGCCTGGACAACGACGAGGCTCTGGAGCGGCTGGCGCCCATCGCCGACATCTTTCTCTTCCACAACCGGGACATCCTCATCCGCACGGACGATTCCGTGGTTCGGGTCAACCCCGGTACGGGCGAGCCGATCTTCATGCGCCGGGCGCGCGGCTTCGTGCCCTCCCCGGTGTTCCTGCCGGTCAAGGGCGACACGGTCCTCGGCGTGGGCCCGGAGCTCAAGTGCACCCTGACCCTGACCAAAGGCGACCAGGCCTTCACCAGCCAGCACATCGGCAACATGTCCAACCTGGAAACCATGCGGTTCCACAACGAAATTCGCGCCCACCTCGAAGACATCCTCCAGGTCGAGCCGAAGCTCATCGTCCGCGACCTGCATCCGGACTACCTGACGTCCTCCCTGGCCGAGGAACTGGGAAGCAGGCGCGGCATGCCCGTGGCCGCGCTCCAGCACCACTACGCCCACATCCACGCGGTCCTGGCCGAAAACAAGTTCGACGGCCCGGCCATAGGCCTGGCCCTGGACGGTACGGGATACGGCGAGGACGGAACCATCTGGGGCGGGGAATGTCTGCTGGTGGACCCGTCCACCCTGGATCACCAAAGGCTCGCCCGCTTCGCCCACATCCGGCTGCCCGGCGGCGAGACCGCGGTGAAGGAGCCGTGGCGCATCGCCCAGGCGGCCCTGTGGGAACTCGGCATCCGGGAACCGGGCCGCTACGAGTGGCCATGGCTCAAACATTTCGAGGCCGCGAGCCGTTTCCTTCCGCAACTGCTCGAAAAGGATATCAACGCGCCCCAAACCTCCAGTTGCGGAAGACTGTTCGACGGCGTGGCCGCCCTCTGCGGACTTGCCGAGACCATCACCTACGAGGGTCAGGCGGCCATTCTACTGGAAAAAGTCCAGGACATGGACGAAACCAAGGCCTACCCTTGTCCGCTCCGGTCCGCGGATCCGGTGGCTCTGGACACCCTCTCCCTGGTGGCGGCGGTCCTGGAGGACCTGGAACGGGGCGTTCCCGTAGGGAAAATCGCCCGCCGCTTCCATCTCGGCCTCATGGGCGGACTGACCGAACTGGCCTTCTCGTTTTCCATGCTCCTCGACATCCACCATGTGGCACTGTCCGGCGGGGTGATGCAGAACCTTACCCTTGCAGGCGAATTGCCCCTGGCGCTGCAAGGCGCAGGTCTGATACCCTTGATGCATACCCAACTGCCGCCCAATGACGGCTGCATCTCCCTTGGACAGGCGGCCTGGGGGATGCGGAAATTGCTGCTCAATACACAGGAGTCTTCATGA
- a CDS encoding DUF362 domain-containing protein produces the protein MPETVAILRVPEHRPELLEPAVAELLESIGFALAPGDRVLVKPNLVNGSNAVHCTTHPLAVRAACAWLLDHNAKVTVADSPAFGSAASVARASGLEKALAELGLEVRSLARPAPLPLTLGGSIGLSRDAMEADRILNLPKLKVHCQMTLSGAVKNMFGCVVGFRKALAHNRLGHSHAIFRSMLMDVYRALPQTTHLMDGIRPMHRDGPIKGEPFPLGLMAASRNGVALDTMAAALLGLTPEQVPLWEEARMRGMEGAAPSRLMFPLDTPDNFDAADFVLSEERELSFAPMRLLRGRIRSFLRHLARS, from the coding sequence ATGCCCGAAACCGTCGCCATCCTCCGGGTTCCGGAACACCGCCCCGAGCTGCTCGAACCGGCCGTGGCCGAGCTTCTCGAAAGCATCGGCTTCGCTCTCGCTCCCGGCGACCGCGTTCTGGTCAAGCCCAACCTGGTCAACGGAAGCAACGCGGTCCACTGCACCACCCACCCGCTGGCGGTCCGGGCGGCCTGCGCCTGGCTGCTGGACCACAATGCAAAAGTGACCGTGGCCGACTCCCCGGCCTTCGGATCGGCTGCCTCCGTGGCCCGCGCCTCCGGGCTTGAAAAAGCCCTGGCCGAACTCGGTCTCGAAGTGCGAAGCCTGGCCCGGCCCGCACCCCTTCCGCTCACGCTTGGCGGTTCCATCGGCCTGTCGCGGGACGCCATGGAGGCGGATCGCATACTCAACCTCCCCAAACTCAAGGTTCATTGCCAGATGACCTTGTCCGGCGCGGTCAAAAACATGTTCGGCTGCGTCGTGGGCTTTCGCAAGGCCCTGGCCCACAACCGGCTTGGGCACAGCCACGCGATTTTCCGGTCCATGCTCATGGATGTGTACCGCGCCCTGCCTCAGACCACGCACCTCATGGACGGAATCCGTCCCATGCACCGGGACGGCCCCATAAAGGGAGAACCGTTCCCCCTCGGCCTCATGGCGGCATCCCGAAACGGCGTGGCCCTGGACACGATGGCCGCCGCGCTGCTCGGGCTGACTCCCGAACAGGTCCCCCTGTGGGAAGAGGCACGCATGAGAGGAATGGAAGGCGCCGCCCCGTCCAGACTGATGTTCCCCCTGGATACACCCGACAATTTCGACGCCGCCGATTTTGTCCTCTCCGAGGAACGCGAGCTTTCCTTCGCCCCCATGCGGCTGCTGCGGGGAAGGATTCGCAGTTTCTTGAGACACCTTGCAAGAAGCTGA
- a CDS encoding phosphoglycerate dehydrogenase translates to MRILANDGLVEEARKYLRQQGFTVETEKRDEDDLMTEIGSFDALLVRSATKVTRTLLEAGVKNGGKLKIVGRGGVGTDNIDLEAAKELGVIVKFAPNGNTNATAEHALGLMLAIARKVPFAHRTLMDGTWHKKRFKGVELFGKTLGIIGCGRIGQSLAAKAGAIGMKVLGYDLYRSIDAPLTYVDSIPELLRQSDFVSLHCGGTEPVIKAEELALMKESAYLINASRGKNVSEDALYEALKTGGIAGAALDCYESEPKREGLPFRNKLQELDNIVMSAHLGASTNNAGIRTGLEIAEVVAGYLKRGEYGNSVNVGETVEEEGADIYTIFITHEDKPGMFGKFGTLMGEMGVNIRENNSRKLGEQVQTVYMVHAKPTEEVCEALSCIEGVRRVTI, encoded by the coding sequence ATGCGGATACTTGCCAACGACGGCCTTGTGGAAGAGGCGCGGAAGTACTTGAGGCAGCAGGGATTCACCGTTGAAACCGAGAAACGCGACGAAGACGATCTCATGACCGAGATCGGCTCCTTCGATGCCCTGCTTGTGCGATCCGCCACCAAAGTCACCCGGACTTTGCTCGAAGCCGGGGTGAAGAACGGCGGCAAGCTCAAGATCGTCGGGCGGGGCGGCGTGGGCACGGACAACATCGACCTGGAGGCGGCCAAGGAATTGGGCGTCATCGTCAAGTTCGCCCCCAACGGCAACACCAACGCCACGGCCGAGCACGCCCTGGGGCTCATGCTCGCCATCGCGCGCAAGGTCCCGTTCGCCCACCGCACACTCATGGACGGGACCTGGCACAAGAAGCGGTTCAAGGGCGTGGAACTCTTTGGCAAGACGCTCGGCATCATAGGCTGCGGCCGCATCGGCCAATCCCTGGCCGCCAAGGCCGGAGCCATCGGCATGAAAGTCCTGGGTTACGATCTCTACCGTTCCATCGACGCGCCCCTGACTTACGTGGACTCCATCCCCGAACTGCTCCGGCAGTCTGACTTCGTTTCCCTGCACTGCGGCGGTACGGAGCCGGTCATCAAGGCCGAAGAGCTGGCTTTGATGAAGGAATCCGCCTACCTGATAAACGCTTCCCGCGGCAAGAACGTGTCCGAGGACGCCTTGTACGAGGCGCTCAAGACCGGCGGTATCGCGGGAGCGGCCTTGGACTGCTACGAGTCCGAGCCCAAGCGCGAGGGATTGCCTTTCCGGAACAAGCTTCAGGAACTGGACAACATCGTCATGTCCGCTCACCTGGGAGCCTCAACCAACAATGCGGGTATCCGCACCGGCCTTGAAATCGCCGAAGTGGTCGCCGGATACCTCAAGCGCGGCGAGTACGGCAATTCCGTGAACGTGGGCGAGACCGTGGAGGAAGAAGGGGCCGACATCTACACCATCTTCATCACCCATGAAGATAAGCCCGGCATGTTCGGCAAGTTCGGCACCCTCATGGGCGAGATGGGCGTGAATATTCGCGAGAATAATTCCCGCAAGCTCGGCGAGCAGGTTCAGACCGTGTATATGGTCCACGCCAAGCCTACCGAAGAGGTGTGTGAAGCGCTAAGTTGTATCGAAGGCGTCAGGCGCGTGACCATCTAG